A region from the Bacteroidota bacterium genome encodes:
- a CDS encoding DUF1778 domain-containing protein: protein MRISSENKARFDTRLSKEQKDFFERAAILGGYRNLTDFVISTVQKKAKEIIQERERIIASKRDSEIFFDAITNPDKPNKELFSAANDFNSLFS from the coding sequence ATGAGAATATCAAGTGAAAATAAAGCAAGGTTTGATACAAGGTTATCAAAAGAACAAAAGGACTTTTTTGAAAGAGCGGCAATTCTTGGCGGTTATAGAAATCTTACTGACTTTGTAATATCGACTGTTCAAAAGAAAGCAAAAGAAATCATTCAAGAACGCGAGAGAATAATTGCATCAAAACGAGATAGCGAAATATTCTTCGATGCCATTACAAATCCGGACAAACCAAACAAGGAATTGTTTTCAGCAGCAAATGATTTTAATTCTTTATTTTCATAA
- a CDS encoding LTA synthase family protein has protein sequence MPLHIDVAGMKFISLILVLLSLFFIIRIFEYISISASHNLPSGSFGLELTGFLYDLVFIFQLSFIFLIPYLILFNIKKQLGTGFLIAVIFLLTIIYVSFSQYFINLLIPLGKDIFGYSKQEVIETVNASVEMNFSTFLPLILFIGLFIFLIWIFYKIEARRFVYITFWSISFLSVIFYGKLTPKPYNFVKDVEYFIVINKVNYLVYQSHEIYKEKRKDQFAYVNNYSNKGSSKSNLKEGIYNKINKEFPFLRYEDSTNTLGEYFEITDSNSPPNIVIIIVESLARAFSGPNAYLKSFTPFLDSLQKHSLYWENFLSTGGRTFAVFPALFASAPTSNKGFLELGVNMPDHLSMISLLKDNGYYSRFIYGGHSEFDNMNIFFKRQKIDRIIDENDFSSKYKRMPSTNSKMSWGYGDLEAYKFTLETLKNSRQPYLEIFMTLSLHDPFKILNQEKYYKQFERKLSRMKLFENEKNKYRTYKENYSCILYTDDALRYYFNEFKKRDDFNNTIFIITGDHRMIPIPHSSRIDRYHVPFFIYSPLLKKAEKFSSISTHRDLTPTLLSFLKFTYGLDFPNVVPWLSTGIDFTKQFRNVHSLPIMRTKNSIDDYLDGRYFLSNNILYSITPHFGLVPQNDPSKLVELKGKLREYKKVNKYACESNKIIPDSLIH, from the coding sequence ATGCCTTTACATATTGATGTTGCAGGAATGAAGTTTATTTCATTAATTTTAGTTTTGCTTTCCTTATTTTTTATTATTCGTATATTTGAATACATTTCAATTTCTGCAAGTCATAACCTTCCGTCAGGTAGTTTTGGATTGGAACTAACAGGATTCCTTTATGATTTAGTTTTTATTTTTCAGCTATCTTTTATTTTTCTTATTCCGTATTTAATATTATTTAATATAAAAAAACAATTGGGTACAGGATTTCTAATTGCTGTAATATTTTTGTTGACAATTATTTATGTTTCTTTTTCACAATATTTTATTAATCTACTAATTCCACTTGGGAAAGATATTTTTGGTTACTCAAAACAAGAAGTTATTGAAACAGTAAATGCATCGGTAGAGATGAACTTTTCAACTTTTTTACCTTTAATCTTATTTATTGGATTATTTATTTTTCTTATTTGGATATTTTACAAAATTGAAGCTCGAAGGTTTGTTTATATTACTTTCTGGTCAATTAGTTTTTTGTCAGTAATTTTTTATGGAAAACTTACACCAAAACCATATAACTTTGTTAAAGATGTTGAATATTTTATTGTTATAAATAAAGTGAATTACTTAGTATATCAGAGTCATGAGATATATAAGGAGAAACGTAAAGATCAATTTGCTTATGTAAATAATTATAGTAATAAAGGAAGCTCAAAGAGTAATTTAAAAGAAGGGATTTATAATAAAATAAATAAAGAATTTCCATTTTTAAGATATGAAGACAGTACAAATACCTTAGGAGAATATTTTGAAATTACTGATTCAAATTCCCCACCTAATATTGTTATAATAATTGTAGAAAGTCTTGCAAGAGCTTTCAGTGGACCTAATGCATACCTTAAAAGTTTTACTCCCTTTTTAGATTCATTACAAAAGCATAGCTTGTACTGGGAGAATTTTTTAAGTACAGGCGGAAGAACCTTTGCTGTTTTTCCTGCTCTTTTTGCTTCTGCACCAACAAGTAATAAAGGATTTCTGGAGTTGGGTGTGAATATGCCTGATCATTTGTCAATGATAAGTTTATTAAAAGATAACGGTTATTATTCTAGATTTATTTATGGCGGACATAGTGAATTTGATAATATGAATATATTTTTTAAAAGGCAAAAAATAGATAGAATTATTGATGAAAATGATTTCTCTTCAAAATATAAAAGAATGCCAAGTACAAACAGTAAAATGTCTTGGGGATATGGTGATTTAGAAGCATATAAATTCACTCTTGAAACTTTGAAAAATAGTCGTCAACCTTATCTTGAAATTTTTATGACTCTTTCTCTTCATGACCCTTTCAAAATTCTAAATCAAGAAAAATATTATAAACAATTTGAAAGGAAACTTAGTAGAATGAAACTTTTTGAAAATGAAAAAAATAAGTATAGAACATATAAAGAAAATTATTCTTGTATTCTTTATACAGATGATGCACTAAGATATTATTTTAATGAATTTAAAAAACGTGATGATTTTAATAATACAATTTTTATTATAACAGGTGATCATAGAATGATTCCAATACCTCATTCATCAAGGATTGATAGATATCATGTTCCGTTTTTTATATATTCTCCTTTATTAAAAAAAGCAGAAAAATTTTCTTCGATTTCAACACATAGAGATTTAACACCTACGCTTTTATCCTTTCTTAAATTTACTTATGGCTTAGATTTTCCAAATGTTGTTCCATGGCTTAGCACAGGGATTGATTTTACTAAACAATTTAGAAATGTTCACTCCTTACCAATTATGCGTACAAAAAATTCTATTGACGATTATCTTGATGGAAGATATTTTCTTTCAAATAATATTTTATATTCAATTACTCCTCATTTTGGGCTTGTTCCACAAAATGATCCATCAAAACTTGTTGAACTTAAAGGCAAACTAAGGGAATATAAAAAAGTTAATAAATATGCCTGTGAGAGTAATAAAATTATTCCTGACTCTTTAATTCATTAG
- a CDS encoding GNAT family N-acetyltransferase has translation MEQLTEVLNPIHRKMEFSCGKDILDKYLHQQANQDIKRKLTVCFVLTDSEIIKGYYTISNNSISQEIVPPKLRRKLPNSYTSIPVTLLGRLAIDKKFQRKGIGKILLIDALKRCYIISKSIGSFAVIVDPLDNDAENYYEKFGFIKLPDSGKMFLSMITIKSLFK, from the coding sequence ATGGAACAATTAACAGAGGTTCTCAACCCAATACACAGAAAAATGGAGTTTTCGTGTGGAAAGGATATTCTAGACAAATATCTTCATCAACAGGCTAATCAGGATATAAAAAGAAAACTTACAGTTTGTTTTGTACTAACAGATTCAGAAATCATAAAAGGATATTACACTATATCTAACAATAGTATATCTCAAGAAATTGTACCACCAAAATTAAGGAGAAAACTTCCAAATTCATACACTTCAATTCCAGTAACTTTACTCGGAAGATTAGCCATAGACAAGAAATTTCAAAGAAAAGGTATCGGTAAAATATTACTTATAGATGCATTAAAAAGGTGTTATATAATTTCCAAGAGTATTGGTTCTTTTGCAGTAATTGTTGACCCATTAGACAATGATGCTGAAAATTATTATGAGAAATTTGGTTTTATAAAATTACCTGATAGCGGAAAAATGTTTTTATCAATGATTACAATCAAGAGTTTGTTTAAATAA